The nucleotide sequence CCTCGAACGCTACGACACGATCATCGTCGACGAAGCCCACGAGCGCAGCCTGAACATCGACTTCCTGCTCGGCTACCTCAAGACCCTGCTGCCGCGCCGCCCGGACCTGAAGGTCATCATCACCTCGGCGACCATCGACCTGGAGCGTTTCTCCAAGCATTTCGATGACGCGCCGATCGTGGAAGTCTCGGGCCGCACCTTCCCGGTGGAAACCTGGTACCGCCCGCTGACCCTGGAGCAGGACGAAGAGGGCAACCGCGTCGAGGACGACCTGACCGTCGACCAGGCGATCCTCGCCACCCTCGATGAAATCGCCGCGTATGAGCGCAGCGAGCGCCGCAGCCCGGGCGATGTGCTGGTGTTCCTGCCCGGCGAGCGGGAGATTCGTGACGCGGCGGAAATGCTGCGCAAGGCCCAGCTCAAGCACACCGAGATTCTGCCGCTGTATGCGCGCCTGTCCCCGGCCGAACAACAGCGGATCTTTCAGTCCCACCCGGGCCGTCGCGTGGTGCTGGCGACCAACGTCGCCGAAACCTCGCTCACCGTGCCGGGCATCCGCTATGTGATCGACAGCGGCACCGCGCGCATCAGCCGCTACAGCTATCGCGCCAAAGTCCAGCGCCTGCCTATCGAAGCCATTTCCCAGGCCAGCGCCAACCAGCGCAAGGGGCGTTGCGGGCGGGTCGAGCCGGGGATCTGCGTGCGGTTGTACAGCGAGGAAGATTTCCTCGGCCGTCCGGAATTTACCGATCCCGAGATCCTGCGCACCAACCTGGCGGCGGTGATCCTGCAGATGCTCCATCTGCGCCTGGGCGAAATCACCGATTTCCCGTTTATCGAGCCGCCGGATGGCAAGGCCATCAGCGACGGTTTCAACCTGCTGCAAGAGTTGTCGGCAGTGGACCGCAACAGTCAGTTGACCCCGCTGGGCCGTCAGTTGGCGCGCTTGCCGGTGGACCCGCGCATGGGCCGTATGTTGCTGGAAGCGGCGAAACTGGGCAGCCTGCAGGAAGTGCTGATCGTCGCCAGTGCCATGTCGATTCAGGACCCGCGCGAGCGCCCGCCCGAACGTCAACAGGCCGCCGACCAGGCTCACGCCCAGTGGAAGGATCCGGACTCGGACTTCGCCGGGCTGGTCAATCTGTGGCGTGGTTTCGAAGAGCAGCGCCAGGCCCTGACCGCCAGCCCGTTGCGCAACTGGTGCCGCAAGAATTTCCTCAACTACCTGCGTCTGCGCGAGTGGCGCGACTCCCATCGCCAGTTGAGCCTGATCTGCCGCGACATGCAGTTGAGCCTCAACAAAGACCCGGCCGATTACCCGAAACTGCACAAAGCGGTGCTCTCGGGCCTGCTGAGCCAGATCGGCCAGAAAACCGAAGACGGCGACTACCTCGGCGCCCGTCAACGGCGGTTCTGGGTCCACCCGTCATCGGGCCTGGGCAAGAAACGTCCGCAGTGGCTGATGACCGCCGAACTGGTGGAAACCACCAAGCTGTATGCGCGCATGGTCGCCAAGATCGAACCGGACTGGATCGAACCGCTGGCCGGGCACTTGATCAAGAAAAACCACTTCGAACCCCATTGGGAGAAGAAGCGCGGGCAGGTGGTGGCGTATGAGCAGATCACGCTGTTCGGGCTGATCGTGGTCGGCCGGCGGCCGGTGCATTACGGTCCGGTGGACCCGGTGGTATCGCGGGAGCTGTTCATCCGCGAGGCCCTGGTGCGCGGCGAGATCCAGTCCAGGGCCAGGTGCCTCGGCGCCAATACCAAGTTGTTGGAGCAACTCGACGAGTTGGAAGCCAAGGCTCGCCGTCGCGACATCCTGGCGGACGAAGAAACCCTGTTTGCGTTCTACGACGCACGGTTGCCGGCCGAGATCCACCAGACCGCGACGTTCGACAGTTGGTACCGGATCAACAGCCAGAAAGATCCGCAACTGTTGATCATGCGCGAAGAGGACGTGTTGGCGCGCGAGGCCAGCGAAGTCACCGCCGCGCACTTCCCCGACACCTTGCGCGTCGGCGACCTGACGTTGCCGCTGAGCTACCACTTCGAACCCAATCATCCCCGCGACGGTGTGACGTTGCGGGTGCCGGCGCCGCTGTTGCCGATGCTGCCGCCGGAGCGCTTGGAGTGGCTGGTGCCGGGGATGATCGAGGCCAAATGCATTGCTCTGGTGCGCAACCTGCCCAAGGCCCTGCGCAAGAACTTCGTGCCGGTGCCGGACTTCGTCAAGGCGGCGCTGCAACGGATCACCTTCGCCGAGGGTTCGCTGCCGCAATCCCTGGGCCGCGAGCTGCTGCGCATGACCGGTGCGCGGGTCAGCGACGAGGCCTGGGCCGAAGCGGCGCAGCAGGTGGAAAGCCACCTGCGCATGAACTTGGAAATCGTCGACGGCCAGGGCAAGTTCCTTGGCGAGGGCCGCGACCTGGCTGAGCTCACAGCGCGCTTTGCCGAAGCCAGCCAAGCTGCATTGGCCGTGCCGCAAACGGCGAAAAGCCAGGAGCCGGTAGAAGCGAAAGTCTTTGCTCCGGTCGCGCAGCAAACTCAACAGAAGATTGCCGGGCTGTCGATGACGGTTTATCCGGCGCTGGTGGAAGAGGGTGGCGTGGTCAAGGAAGGGCGTTTTCCGACGCCGGCCGAAGCCGAGTTCCAGCATCGCCGCGCCTTGCAGCGGTTGTTGATGCAGCAGTTGGCGGAGTCGGCCAAGTTCCTGCGGGGTAAGCTGCCGGGGCTGACGGAACTGGGCCTGCTGTACCGCGAGCTGGGACGCATCGATAACCTGGTGGAAGATATCCTGCTGGCCAGCCTCGACAGTTGCGTACTGGAAGGCGAAGCGAGCCTGCCCCGGGACGGTGCTGCGCTGGCGTCCCTGGCCGAGCGCAAGCGCGGCGGCTGGACCGAACACGCCGAGCGCCTGGCGAAGCTGACCCTGGACATCCTCAAGCTCTGGCACGGCCTGCAAAAACGCTTCAAGGGCAAGATCGACCTGGCCCAGGCTGTGGCGCTGAACGACATCAAGCAACAGCTCAGCCATCTGGTGTACCCGGGCTTCGTGCGCGAAACCCCGCATCAATGGCTCAAGGAACTGCCGCGCTACCTCAAGGCCATCGAGCAGCGCTTCGAGAAGCTCGGTAGCCAAGTGCAGAAAGATCGGGTCTGGAGCGGCGAACTGTCGAATCTCTGGGCCCAGTACCAGACCCGCGCCGGCAAACACGCCCAGGAAGGCAAGCGCGATCCGCAACTGGAGTTGTACCGTTGGTGGCTGGAGGAATACCGGGTGTCGCTGTTCGCCCAGCAGTTGGGCACCAAGGTGCCGATCTCGGACAAGCGCCTGGGCAAGCAGTGGGGGCAGGTGGAGCCCTGAAGCAACACACTGATCCCTGTGGGAGCGAGCCTGCTCGCGATGACGGCGGCACATTCAACATTGATGCCGCCTGACCCACCGCTATCGCGAGCAGGCTTGCTCCCACAGGGGATATGAGTGATGGCTGATGGAGAATGGGCCAAACGCCAGCGTTTATGGCAAACTTCGCGCCTATAAATGCCGGTCCCGGGGTTTTGAGCTTCAATTCCCCGGGCGGATCGGAATAAAGCGATGCCAGGTCTGCTTCCCCGGGATGGGAAAAGACCCTTTGCGTATTGGTACGTCGGTACCAATGCTTTCTGCCTGAACAGATCAGAGACACGACCATGCATAACGTCGTCATCAGTGGCACCGGCCTGTATACCCCGGCCAACAGCATTTCCAATGAAGAGCTGGTGCAATCCTTCAACGCCTACGTCGCGCAGTTCAATGCCGACAACGCCGACGCCATCGAGCGCGGTGAAGTAGAGGCGTTGACCGAATCCAGCGCGGCGTTCATCGAAAAGGCCTCCGGCATCAAGAGCCGCTTTGTCATGGACAAGGACGGCATTCTTGACCCGCAACGCATGACGCCACGCTTGCCCGAGCGCTCCAATGAGCAGTGGTCGGTGCTCTGCGAAATGGCCATCGGTGCCGCGAAACAAGCGCTGGAGCGTGCCGGCCGTACCGTCGCCGACATCGACGGGGTGATCGTCGCCTGCTCCAACCTGCAGCGCGCGTACCCGGCCATTGCCATCGAGGTCCAGGAAGCCCTGGGCATCGAAGGGTTCGGCTTCGACATGAACGTGGCCTGTTCCTCGGCGACGTTCGGCATCCAGGCCGCGGCCAACAGCGTGCAACTAGGCCAGGCCCGGGCGATCCTGATGGTCAACCCCGAAGTGTGCACCGGCCACCTGAACTTCCGTGACCGCGACAGCCACTTCATCTTCGGCGACGCGGCCACCGCCGTGATCATCGAGCGGGCGGACCTGGCGACTTCGCCGTACCAGTTCGACGTGGTCAGTACCAAGCTGCTCACCAAGTTCTCCAACAACATCCGCAACAACTTCGGCTTCCTCAACCGCGCCGCGGAAGAGGGTATCGGTACCCGCGACAAGCTGTTCGTCCAGGAGGGCCGCAAGGTGTTCCGCGACGTCTGCCCGATGGTGGCCGAATTGGTCGGCGCTCACCTGGAAGAGAACCAGTTGAACGTCGGCGAAGTGAAGCGCTTCTGGCTGCACCAGGCCAACCTGAGCATGAATCAGTTGATCGTGCGCAAGCTGCTGGGGCGCGAAGCCACCGAAGAGGAAGCACCGGTGATCCTCGACCGCTACGCCAACACCAGCTCGGCGGGCTCGGTGATTTCGTTCCACCTGAACCAGGATGATTTGCCCAGTGGCTCGGTGGCGGTACTCAGCTCGTTTGGCGCGGGGTATTCGATTGGCAGCGTGATTCTGCGTAAGCGTTGATCCGGTTGTTAGAGGATTTATTGTGGCGAGGGGATTTAGCGAAACGTCGCACCGCCCCGCTGGGTTGCGAAGCAGCCCTAAAACCAAGCGCTGCGGTGTATCAGGCAAATTGAGTGACTGCTTTCAGGGTCGCTTCGCAACCCAGCGGGGCGGTGCGACGTTTCGCTAAATCCCCTCGCCACAATGGTGCCAGGCGTATGAGAGGTTGAATGACCACCACCAACGACACTCAACTGCTCCAACGCCTGCTGGCGGGGGAGCAGCGCGCCTACAAGGAACTGGTCAGCACGTACCAGAGCCCGATGCGCGCGGTCGCCTATGCCATCGTCGGCAGCCGCCATGCCGACGAAGTGGTGCAGGATGCCTGGCTGTCGGTGGTGCGCAACCTCAGCGGTTTCCAGGGCCGTTCCAGTCTCAAGACCTGGCTGCTGACCATCACCGCCAACGCCGCCAAGGGGCGCTACAAGCAGAACCGTCGCGAGGTGCTGCTCGACGACCTGCCGTCGCCCCATGGCACCCTCGGCGATGATCGTTTCGCCGCCGACGGCCACTGGCTGCTGGCGCCGTTCGCCTGGCACCAGGACACACCGGAAGCGCTGCTCACCGAAAGCGAATTACGCGATTGCCTCGAGCACACGCTGCTCAACCTGTCGGAACTGCAAGGCAGCGTGTTGACCCTGCGTGAACGCCAGGGGCTGGAGCTGGAAGAAATCTGTAATCTTCTGGACATCTCGCTCTCTAACGTACGCGTGCTGTTGCATCGCGCCCGGCTGAAGGTCTTCGCGACCGTGGAACATTTCGAGGAGACCGGTGAATGCTGACCTGCAAGGAACAAGTGGCACGCTCCAGCGATTATCTCG is from Pseudomonas sp. B21-056 and encodes:
- the hrpA gene encoding ATP-dependent RNA helicase HrpA, whose amino-acid sequence is MTDQAPAIDKLLKNLDHAMLADRHRLRRQLLELRKKPDEAKLVQWVARMQASCDQVLARKASLPLIRYDDNLPIAAKRDEIKDALLKHQVLIIAGETGSGKTTQLPKICLEIGRGQHGLIGHTQPRRIAARSVASRVAEELATPLGALVGYQVRFEDQSDANTLIKLMTDGILLAETQNDRYLERYDTIIVDEAHERSLNIDFLLGYLKTLLPRRPDLKVIITSATIDLERFSKHFDDAPIVEVSGRTFPVETWYRPLTLEQDEEGNRVEDDLTVDQAILATLDEIAAYERSERRSPGDVLVFLPGEREIRDAAEMLRKAQLKHTEILPLYARLSPAEQQRIFQSHPGRRVVLATNVAETSLTVPGIRYVIDSGTARISRYSYRAKVQRLPIEAISQASANQRKGRCGRVEPGICVRLYSEEDFLGRPEFTDPEILRTNLAAVILQMLHLRLGEITDFPFIEPPDGKAISDGFNLLQELSAVDRNSQLTPLGRQLARLPVDPRMGRMLLEAAKLGSLQEVLIVASAMSIQDPRERPPERQQAADQAHAQWKDPDSDFAGLVNLWRGFEEQRQALTASPLRNWCRKNFLNYLRLREWRDSHRQLSLICRDMQLSLNKDPADYPKLHKAVLSGLLSQIGQKTEDGDYLGARQRRFWVHPSSGLGKKRPQWLMTAELVETTKLYARMVAKIEPDWIEPLAGHLIKKNHFEPHWEKKRGQVVAYEQITLFGLIVVGRRPVHYGPVDPVVSRELFIREALVRGEIQSRARCLGANTKLLEQLDELEAKARRRDILADEETLFAFYDARLPAEIHQTATFDSWYRINSQKDPQLLIMREEDVLAREASEVTAAHFPDTLRVGDLTLPLSYHFEPNHPRDGVTLRVPAPLLPMLPPERLEWLVPGMIEAKCIALVRNLPKALRKNFVPVPDFVKAALQRITFAEGSLPQSLGRELLRMTGARVSDEAWAEAAQQVESHLRMNLEIVDGQGKFLGEGRDLAELTARFAEASQAALAVPQTAKSQEPVEAKVFAPVAQQTQQKIAGLSMTVYPALVEEGGVVKEGRFPTPAEAEFQHRRALQRLLMQQLAESAKFLRGKLPGLTELGLLYRELGRIDNLVEDILLASLDSCVLEGEASLPRDGAALASLAERKRGGWTEHAERLAKLTLDILKLWHGLQKRFKGKIDLAQAVALNDIKQQLSHLVYPGFVRETPHQWLKELPRYLKAIEQRFEKLGSQVQKDRVWSGELSNLWAQYQTRAGKHAQEGKRDPQLELYRWWLEEYRVSLFAQQLGTKVPISDKRLGKQWGQVEP
- a CDS encoding beta-ketoacyl-ACP synthase III; its protein translation is MHNVVISGTGLYTPANSISNEELVQSFNAYVAQFNADNADAIERGEVEALTESSAAFIEKASGIKSRFVMDKDGILDPQRMTPRLPERSNEQWSVLCEMAIGAAKQALERAGRTVADIDGVIVACSNLQRAYPAIAIEVQEALGIEGFGFDMNVACSSATFGIQAAANSVQLGQARAILMVNPEVCTGHLNFRDRDSHFIFGDAATAVIIERADLATSPYQFDVVSTKLLTKFSNNIRNNFGFLNRAAEEGIGTRDKLFVQEGRKVFRDVCPMVAELVGAHLEENQLNVGEVKRFWLHQANLSMNQLIVRKLLGREATEEEAPVILDRYANTSSAGSVISFHLNQDDLPSGSVAVLSSFGAGYSIGSVILRKR
- a CDS encoding RNA polymerase sigma factor, producing the protein MTTTNDTQLLQRLLAGEQRAYKELVSTYQSPMRAVAYAIVGSRHADEVVQDAWLSVVRNLSGFQGRSSLKTWLLTITANAAKGRYKQNRREVLLDDLPSPHGTLGDDRFAADGHWLLAPFAWHQDTPEALLTESELRDCLEHTLLNLSELQGSVLTLRERQGLELEEICNLLDISLSNVRVLLHRARLKVFATVEHFEETGEC